One part of the Mangrovibacillus cuniculi genome encodes these proteins:
- the aroA gene encoding 3-phosphoshikimate 1-carboxyvinyltransferase → MREMHYKNTSLHGELKVPGDKSISHRAIMFGAVANGVTTIDGFLLGDDCLSTVDCFRKMGVQISIEDEQVTVIGKGWDGLKEPIDILDVGNSGTTTRLMLGILAGRPIHAVIIGDESIAKRPMKRVTDPLREMNASIDGREGGQYTPLSIRGGNLQNITYTSPVASAQVKSAILLAGIQTKGITTVIEPETSRDHTERMIRQFGGAVEVHNQKVAVRGPQNLTATHISVPGDISSAAFFLVAGAITPSSSITLHHVGLNPTRNGIIRVLEKMGAKMEIVEENVSEGAEPIGSITISTSTLKGITVGGEIIPTLIDEIPIIALLATQASGETIIKDAEELKVKETNRIDSVVSQLKKLGANIEATDDGMKIIGPTNLHGAEVESFHDHRIGMMLSIASFISETPIHLKNPDAISVSYPNFFRDLESLLT, encoded by the coding sequence ATGCGTGAAATGCATTACAAGAATACATCTCTCCATGGTGAATTAAAGGTTCCAGGAGATAAGTCGATTTCGCATCGAGCTATTATGTTTGGGGCGGTAGCTAATGGAGTAACTACGATCGACGGTTTTTTACTTGGAGATGACTGCTTAAGTACCGTTGATTGCTTTCGCAAGATGGGCGTTCAAATAAGTATAGAAGACGAACAGGTAACTGTAATAGGAAAAGGATGGGACGGTCTAAAAGAACCAATTGATATTTTAGACGTCGGGAATTCAGGAACAACTACCAGGTTAATGCTAGGAATTTTAGCAGGTAGGCCGATTCATGCGGTAATTATCGGTGATGAATCAATCGCTAAGCGTCCAATGAAAAGGGTGACTGATCCTTTAAGGGAAATGAATGCAAGTATCGATGGTAGAGAAGGCGGCCAATACACTCCTCTTTCTATCCGAGGTGGAAATTTACAAAACATTACTTATACATCACCTGTAGCAAGTGCACAGGTTAAATCTGCTATCCTACTTGCTGGTATCCAAACAAAAGGGATAACAACAGTCATTGAACCAGAAACATCTCGCGATCACACAGAAAGAATGATACGTCAATTTGGTGGAGCAGTGGAGGTCCATAATCAAAAAGTTGCAGTGAGAGGACCACAAAATTTAACAGCTACACACATATCGGTACCAGGAGATATCTCATCCGCAGCTTTTTTCTTAGTAGCCGGAGCAATAACACCTAGCAGTTCCATAACGCTCCATCATGTTGGACTTAACCCAACTAGAAATGGTATTATTAGAGTCCTTGAAAAAATGGGTGCAAAAATGGAGATTGTAGAAGAAAACGTTTCTGAAGGAGCGGAACCTATTGGTAGCATTACTATTTCCACTTCTACGTTAAAAGGTATTACCGTTGGAGGAGAAATTATTCCAACACTCATTGATGAGATTCCTATTATTGCTTTATTAGCTACACAGGCTAGTGGAGAAACCATTATAAAAGATGCAGAAGAATTAAAAGTCAAAGAGACAAATAGAATAGATTCTGTTGTTTCTCAGTTAAAGAAGCTCGGAGCAAATATTGAAGCAACAGATGATGGGATGAAAATTATTGGCCCAACGAATTTACATGGTGCAGAAGTAGAATCGTTCCATGATCATCGAATTGGTATGATGTTATCTATTGCTTCCTTCATTTCTGAAACGCCAATTCATCTGAAGAATCCAGATGCAATTAGTGTTTCTTACCCTAATTTCTTTAGAGATTTAGAGTCGCTTCTTACATGA
- a CDS encoding prephenate dehydrogenase: MKGNIAIVGLGLIGGSLARAIKKGYPNATIIGVDDNEETRRLSKTLKIVEEVHASILEEDFPTSEIDILFLCTPVSVTCKILQELKDLPLKENVIVTDTGSVKQVVLQSAMPLIQSGVCYIGGHPMAGSHKSGILASKEHLFENAYYLLTTPFDTYYPERVAELVRWLEPTKAKFIQTTERKHDQVTALISHFPHMIASSLVHQVKKHSETLPDVTKLAAGGFRDITRIASSNPIMWRDITFENRVILAEQLDTWMKEMHEWKDLLLQENPTSIEEYFSEAKEFRDNMPIYQETSETPFFDLFVDVPDYPGVISEVTKYLAEQSISLTNIRIMETREDIFGILVITFSSYKERERAYQCLKQKTNYELICST; the protein is encoded by the coding sequence TTGAAAGGGAATATCGCCATTGTTGGACTTGGATTAATTGGAGGCTCCTTAGCTAGGGCGATAAAAAAAGGTTATCCAAATGCAACAATTATTGGTGTTGATGATAATGAAGAGACTAGAAGATTAAGTAAAACATTAAAGATAGTAGAAGAAGTTCATGCTTCCATTTTAGAGGAAGATTTCCCAACTAGTGAAATAGATATACTTTTCCTATGTACTCCTGTTTCAGTCACTTGCAAAATTCTACAAGAGCTAAAAGATCTACCACTGAAAGAAAATGTGATTGTGACAGATACTGGTTCGGTAAAACAAGTAGTGCTGCAATCTGCCATGCCTCTTATTCAAAGTGGTGTTTGTTATATTGGTGGACATCCAATGGCTGGATCTCATAAGTCTGGTATTCTAGCTAGTAAAGAGCATTTATTTGAAAATGCTTATTATCTTTTAACAACTCCTTTTGATACGTATTATCCAGAAAGAGTTGCGGAATTAGTAAGATGGTTGGAGCCGACCAAAGCAAAGTTTATTCAAACGACAGAAAGAAAACATGATCAAGTTACCGCGTTGATAAGTCATTTTCCACATATGATTGCAAGTTCTTTAGTCCACCAAGTAAAAAAACATTCAGAAACCTTACCTGATGTAACAAAACTTGCTGCTGGAGGCTTCCGAGATATTACGAGGATTGCTTCGTCTAACCCGATTATGTGGAGAGATATTACCTTTGAAAATAGAGTTATCTTAGCAGAACAATTGGATACATGGATGAAGGAAATGCACGAATGGAAAGACCTCTTATTACAAGAGAATCCAACTTCCATAGAAGAGTATTTTTCAGAAGCCAAAGAGTTTAGGGATAATATGCCGATTTACCAAGAAACCAGTGAAACACCTTTCTTCGATTTATTTGTGGATGTTCCAGACTATCCAGGTGTTATCTCAGAAGTTACTAAATACTTAGCGGAACAATCCATTTCTTTAACAAACATTCGTATTATGGAAACTAGGGAAGATATATTTGGTATCCTAGTTATCACATTCAGTAGCTACAAAGAACGAGAAAGAGCATATCAATGTCTGAAACAAAAAACAAATTATGAATTGATTTGCTCAACGTAA
- the hisC gene encoding histidinol-phosphate transaminase: MKWKKQVSTLSAYKPGMTSAQVKEKYGLNKIIKLASNENPFGSSASVQQELANSLNTFALYPDGAATELRRKVADLHNVSPTQLLFGNGSDEIILIISRALLEPGKNTIMATPTFPQYKHNATLEGAESIEIPLLEDGHHDLNGMLEAINESTSIIWLCSPNNPTGTYIPQKDMEAFLEKVPQDILVVIDQAYYEYITEEETSYNGEWFNKYPNACITRTFSKAYGLASFRVGYVMGSVSIIQQLEPVREPFNNNSLGQIAAAIAVDDQKFIESCRVENSKGIKAYAEFCQKNELGMFDSQGNFVLIDVKQDSDVVFEKLLQKGIIVRSGNALGFPGTLRITVGTEEQNIEVMQALTEILGLG; this comes from the coding sequence ATGAAATGGAAAAAACAAGTATCGACACTATCAGCTTATAAACCAGGAATGACTTCTGCTCAAGTAAAAGAAAAATATGGGTTAAATAAAATAATTAAACTTGCATCAAATGAAAATCCATTTGGCTCATCTGCAAGTGTACAACAAGAATTGGCTAATTCTTTAAATACCTTCGCTTTATATCCTGACGGAGCTGCAACTGAACTGCGACGTAAAGTTGCGGATTTGCACAATGTATCACCTACTCAACTTCTATTTGGGAATGGCTCTGATGAGATTATTTTAATCATTAGTAGAGCATTATTAGAGCCTGGGAAGAACACAATTATGGCAACTCCAACATTCCCTCAGTACAAACATAACGCTACTTTAGAAGGTGCAGAGTCTATCGAGATACCTCTTTTAGAAGACGGTCACCATGATTTGAATGGGATGCTCGAAGCTATCAATGAAAGCACTTCAATTATTTGGTTATGTTCGCCAAATAATCCTACAGGTACATATATTCCTCAAAAAGATATGGAGGCATTTCTCGAAAAAGTACCTCAAGATATCTTAGTAGTAATTGATCAAGCATACTACGAATACATCACGGAAGAAGAGACCTCCTATAACGGGGAATGGTTTAACAAGTATCCTAATGCATGTATAACACGTACGTTTTCTAAAGCATATGGATTAGCATCTTTCCGTGTAGGATATGTTATGGGCTCAGTATCAATTATTCAACAACTTGAGCCAGTTAGAGAACCATTTAATAATAATAGTTTAGGGCAAATTGCAGCAGCTATTGCAGTCGATGACCAAAAGTTTATTGAATCTTGTCGAGTGGAAAATTCAAAGGGTATTAAAGCTTACGCTGAATTCTGTCAGAAAAATGAACTTGGTATGTTTGACTCTCAAGGAAACTTTGTACTAATAGATGTAAAGCAAGACTCAGACGTCGTATTTGAAAAATTACTTCAAAAAGGAATCATTGTTCGTTCTGGTAACGCACTAGGATTCCCTGGAACACTACGAATTACTGTTGGCACGGAAGAACAGAACATAGAAGTAATGCAAGCCTTAACAGAGATTTTAGGGCTAGGTTAA
- the aroH gene encoding chorismate mutase, with product MIRGIRGATTVENDKEEEILLKTKELLGEMVKENSIHLDDIASIFISATPDLKEVFPAKALRKMEGWTYVPVVCMQELDIQGAIKKCIRVMMHVNTSQKPEAIIHVYQERAVSLRPDLKK from the coding sequence ATGATTAGGGGAATACGTGGAGCAACAACCGTTGAGAATGATAAGGAAGAAGAAATTCTCTTAAAAACAAAAGAGTTATTAGGGGAAATGGTGAAAGAAAATTCTATTCATTTAGATGATATAGCTTCCATTTTTATTTCCGCTACTCCAGACTTGAAGGAAGTTTTTCCAGCCAAAGCGTTGCGTAAGATGGAAGGGTGGACATATGTACCAGTAGTTTGTATGCAAGAATTAGATATTCAAGGCGCTATTAAGAAATGTATTCGAGTAATGATGCACGTTAATACAAGTCAGAAACCAGAAGCCATTATTCATGTGTATCAAGAAAGAGCAGTATCGCTAAGGCCCGACTTAAAGAAGTAA
- the aroB gene encoding 3-dehydroquinate synthase: protein MTTLQVNAKDRTYPVVIGNKALPSLGGWLDKSNPTAIFVITDEIIWKLHGEKVKKYLPESAHIVFIPPGEEGKRLDIYSNLMDQAITFGLDRKSVAIAFGGGAVGDVTGFFASTYMRGISFIQVPTTILAHDSAIGGKVAVNHPLAKNSIGSFYPPDGVYYDTIFLQSLPKRERLSGFGEVMKHGWISSPEFLNKIKKQIPSLEALMESDMSELLLEGMVVKKAIVEKDEFESGTRAYLNFGHTLGHAIENVAKYGSISHGEAITIGMTYALLLSELNDSKNPFTIHSYISYLKELGYVGDILLTLPFDSLWNAMKRDKKNQSQKPNFVLLSSIGQPKMQEVSYEKAKAAFHYLCTLWTGKGMMMQ, encoded by the coding sequence ATGACAACGTTACAAGTAAATGCGAAAGACCGAACGTACCCTGTTGTCATCGGTAATAAAGCTTTACCGTCATTAGGAGGTTGGTTAGATAAATCCAATCCAACAGCCATATTTGTTATAACAGACGAAATTATTTGGAAGTTACATGGAGAGAAGGTAAAAAAATATCTGCCTGAATCTGCACATATTGTATTCATACCTCCGGGTGAAGAAGGAAAAAGATTAGATATATATTCTAACCTTATGGATCAAGCAATCACTTTTGGATTAGATCGTAAATCCGTAGCAATTGCGTTTGGTGGTGGAGCGGTTGGAGATGTAACTGGATTCTTTGCATCTACATACATGAGAGGGATTTCTTTCATACAAGTACCTACAACCATACTTGCTCATGACAGTGCGATTGGAGGCAAGGTAGCAGTTAATCATCCATTAGCCAAAAATAGTATTGGTTCATTTTATCCTCCAGATGGAGTATACTACGATACTATCTTTTTGCAATCACTTCCAAAGAGAGAGCGCTTGTCTGGATTTGGCGAAGTGATGAAACATGGGTGGATATCTTCTCCAGAGTTTTTAAACAAAATAAAAAAACAAATACCTTCTTTAGAGGCATTGATGGAATCCGATATGAGTGAATTGTTGCTAGAAGGTATGGTAGTGAAGAAGGCTATTGTAGAGAAAGATGAATTTGAAAGTGGGACTAGAGCTTATTTAAACTTTGGACACACACTGGGACATGCGATTGAGAATGTTGCAAAGTATGGATCTATTTCTCATGGAGAAGCCATTACAATAGGAATGACGTATGCTTTACTTCTCAGTGAGTTGAATGATTCTAAAAATCCATTTACGATACATTCTTATATATCATACCTAAAAGAATTAGGGTATGTAGGTGATATCTTACTCACGCTACCATTCGATTCATTATGGAACGCGATGAAACGAGATAAAAAGAATCAATCTCAAAAGCCTAATTTTGTTTTACTTTCTTCAATAGGCCAACCAAAGATGCAAGAAGTTTCTTATGAAAAAGCAAAAGCAGCATTTCATTACTTATGCACTCTTTGGACAGGGAAAGGAATGATGATGCAATGA
- the aroC gene encoding chorismate synthase encodes MSLRYLTAGESHGPQLTTIIEGLPAGMPLLAEEINQELSRRQKGHGRGRRMQIEKDQAQVLSGVRHGKTLGSPVALVVENKDWTHWTKIMGAEPLEEEVAKEVKRVISRPRPGHADLNGGIKYGHRDLRNVLERSSARETTVRVAVGAVAKSFLAGLGINIVGYVREIGGIVAKDIPVESVKEVAKITEDSPVRCMDKEKEVEMMKAIDDAKENGDSIGGVVEVVVEGMPAGIGSYVHYDRKLDAKIAMAIMSINAFKGVEFGLGFEMARKPGSEVHDEILWDKEKGYTRRTNRLGGFEGGMTTGMPIVVKGVMKPIPTLYKPLQSVDIDSKEPFAASIERSDSCAVPAASVVAEHVVAFELANAIVEQFHSDQYEVLKKQIQEFRQQAREF; translated from the coding sequence ATGTCACTTAGATATTTAACAGCCGGAGAGTCACATGGACCACAATTAACTACGATTATTGAGGGACTTCCAGCAGGAATGCCTTTGCTAGCGGAAGAAATTAATCAGGAGTTATCCCGTAGACAAAAAGGACATGGTCGTGGTAGAAGAATGCAAATTGAGAAAGATCAAGCTCAAGTCCTTTCAGGTGTTAGACATGGGAAGACATTGGGATCACCAGTTGCCCTAGTGGTAGAAAATAAAGACTGGACGCACTGGACAAAGATTATGGGAGCAGAGCCTTTAGAGGAAGAAGTAGCAAAAGAAGTGAAGAGAGTGATTTCTCGTCCTCGACCTGGGCATGCCGATCTTAATGGTGGAATTAAATATGGACATCGAGACCTTAGAAATGTATTAGAACGCTCTAGCGCTAGGGAGACAACTGTTCGGGTAGCAGTAGGAGCTGTAGCAAAGTCCTTTTTAGCTGGGCTAGGGATTAACATAGTTGGTTATGTAAGAGAAATTGGTGGTATTGTAGCAAAAGATATCCCTGTTGAATCTGTAAAGGAAGTAGCAAAAATCACAGAAGATTCACCAGTGCGTTGTATGGATAAAGAAAAAGAAGTAGAAATGATGAAAGCAATTGATGATGCGAAGGAGAACGGAGATTCTATTGGTGGTGTCGTAGAAGTAGTGGTTGAAGGCATGCCAGCTGGAATCGGAAGTTACGTTCATTATGACAGAAAGTTAGATGCAAAGATTGCGATGGCAATTATGAGTATCAATGCATTTAAAGGTGTAGAATTCGGTTTAGGATTTGAGATGGCAAGAAAACCAGGAAGTGAAGTACATGACGAAATTCTTTGGGACAAGGAGAAAGGATATACAAGAAGAACGAATAGATTAGGTGGGTTTGAAGGTGGAATGACCACTGGTATGCCTATCGTGGTAAAAGGGGTAATGAAGCCAATTCCAACCCTTTACAAGCCATTACAAAGTGTGGATATTGATTCAAAAGAACCTTTTGCAGCAAGTATTGAGCGTTCTGATTCTTGTGCAGTACCTGCTGCTAGTGTTGTAGCGGAACATGTAGTAGCTTTTGAACTAGCAAATGCAATCGTAGAACAATTCCACTCTGATCAATATGAAGTCCTAAAGAAACAAATTCAGGAATTTAGACAACAGGCGCGTGAATTCTAA
- a CDS encoding CheR family methyltransferase encodes MDDYIKFTQQIKRKTGIDLVLYKEAQMKRRLIALYEKLGFSNFNDFFEAIQKDAKILDEFLDRMTINVSEFYRNGKRWEVLEQKILPRLIEQNNGKPLKVWSAACSTGEEPYTLAMVLSNFMPLRSISITATDLDENAISRAKIGLYPERSLLEVPTDKKQQFFTLEGSMFKIDEEIKKTVTFKKQNLLADPFQSDYDLIVCRNVLIYFTEEAKDQLYKKFNDALKPGGVFFVGSTEQIFNPSQYQFATEDTFFYRKITS; translated from the coding sequence TTGGATGATTATATAAAATTCACTCAACAAATTAAAAGGAAAACAGGAATAGATTTAGTACTTTATAAAGAAGCACAAATGAAAAGAAGGTTAATAGCACTTTATGAAAAGTTGGGCTTCTCGAACTTTAATGACTTTTTCGAAGCCATTCAGAAAGATGCAAAAATCTTAGATGAATTTTTAGACCGTATGACCATTAATGTGTCTGAATTTTATCGAAATGGAAAGCGTTGGGAAGTATTAGAACAAAAAATATTACCTAGATTAATAGAACAAAATAATGGCAAGCCATTAAAAGTATGGAGTGCTGCTTGTTCAACAGGCGAAGAGCCGTATACGTTGGCTATGGTGCTATCAAATTTCATGCCTTTACGTTCTATTTCTATTACAGCTACTGATCTTGATGAGAATGCTATAAGTAGAGCAAAAATCGGGCTTTATCCAGAAAGATCTTTATTAGAAGTGCCTACTGATAAAAAACAACAATTTTTCACACTTGAAGGTAGTATGTTCAAGATAGATGAAGAGATTAAGAAAACGGTAACGTTTAAAAAGCAAAATTTATTAGCAGATCCGTTTCAGTCAGATTATGATTTAATTGTTTGTCGTAATGTACTTATCTATTTCACAGAAGAGGCTAAAGATCAATTGTATAAAAAATTTAATGATGCCCTTAAGCCTGGTGGTGTATTCTTTGTTGGAAGTACGGAACAAATTTTTAATCCATCTCAATATCAATTTGCCACAGAAGACACCTTTTTTTATCGGAAAATTACGTCATAA
- the ndk gene encoding nucleoside-diphosphate kinase: MERTFLMIKPDGVQRNLIGEIVSRFEKKGFSLVGAKLMNVSEVVARQHYAEHSERPFFGELVDFITSGPVFAMVWEGDQVITTARQMMGKTNPVEAAPGTIRGDFAVFTGKNIIHGSDSPESAVREIGLFFQPNELVSYERTLAAWIV; the protein is encoded by the coding sequence TTGGAACGAACATTCTTAATGATTAAACCGGATGGGGTACAAAGAAATTTAATTGGGGAAATTGTCTCACGTTTTGAAAAAAAGGGGTTTTCATTAGTAGGGGCAAAATTAATGAACGTTTCGGAAGTAGTAGCAAGACAGCATTATGCTGAGCATTCTGAGCGTCCATTCTTTGGAGAATTAGTGGACTTCATTACTTCTGGACCTGTATTTGCAATGGTTTGGGAAGGGGATCAAGTCATTACAACTGCTCGTCAGATGATGGGGAAAACAAATCCAGTGGAAGCAGCTCCAGGCACAATCCGTGGAGATTTTGCAGTATTTACTGGTAAAAACATTATTCACGGATCTGATTCACCTGAAAGTGCAGTACGTGAAATCGGTTTATTCTTTCAACCGAATGAACTAGTTTCATATGAGCGCACATTAGCTGCTTGGATCGTGTAA
- the hepT gene encoding heptaprenyl diphosphate synthase component II, protein MKLSFMYSFLKSDIDVIERELEMAIRSNSSLLNDASLQFIQAGGKRIRPVFVLLSAKFGDYDIEKVKHVAVALELIHMASLVHDDVIDDAETRRGKKTIKAIHGNRIAMYTGDYIFARSLEYMSAIESEEAHKILAETIVEVCLGEVEQIKDKYVMDQHVKTYFRRIKRKTALLIAVSCQLGGIAAGASKNVHRNLWLYGYYVGMSYQIIDDILDFTATEKELGKPAGGDLLQGNITLPVLFAREDKEIAELLESIYEDMPKEQLEVVLEKIKNSDAIEKSYKVSQAYLQKALKVVDRLPDQKIKKTLKDIALYIGKRKS, encoded by the coding sequence ATGAAACTATCATTTATGTACTCGTTCTTAAAGTCTGACATCGACGTTATAGAACGAGAACTAGAAATGGCTATACGTTCTAATTCCTCTCTTTTAAATGATGCTTCTTTACAATTTATACAAGCGGGCGGAAAACGCATCCGACCCGTATTTGTATTATTAAGTGCTAAGTTTGGGGATTACGATATTGAAAAAGTGAAACATGTTGCTGTTGCACTAGAATTAATCCATATGGCTTCCTTGGTACATGATGATGTAATTGATGATGCAGAGACTCGTCGTGGAAAAAAAACAATTAAAGCAATTCATGGTAACAGAATTGCTATGTATACAGGCGATTATATTTTTGCGCGTTCTTTGGAATATATGTCTGCCATTGAGTCCGAAGAAGCCCATAAAATACTTGCAGAAACAATTGTAGAAGTTTGTTTAGGTGAAGTAGAACAAATTAAAGACAAATATGTTATGGACCAGCATGTAAAAACATATTTTAGGCGGATTAAGCGAAAGACAGCTTTATTAATCGCCGTAAGTTGTCAATTAGGTGGTATAGCAGCAGGTGCTTCAAAAAATGTACATCGTAATTTATGGTTGTACGGATATTATGTAGGGATGTCCTATCAAATTATTGATGACATTCTGGATTTTACCGCGACGGAAAAGGAACTCGGTAAGCCAGCAGGTGGTGACCTCCTACAGGGAAATATCACATTACCAGTACTCTTTGCTAGAGAAGATAAGGAAATTGCGGAGCTTTTAGAATCGATTTATGAAGATATGCCGAAAGAGCAATTAGAAGTTGTGCTTGAAAAAATCAAAAACTCAGACGCAATAGAAAAATCTTACAAAGTAAGTCAGGCATACTTACAAAAAGCTCTAAAAGTAGTGGACCGATTGCCGGATCAAAAAATAAAAAAGACGCTCAAAGACATTGCGTTATACATAGGTAAGAGAAAATCATAG
- a CDS encoding demethylmenaquinone methyltransferase, translating to MQSKEQRVHGVFEKISGQYDKMNSVISFQQHVRWRKKTMKMMNVPKGAKALDVCCGTADWTIALAEAVGTNGQVIGLDFSKNMLSIGEKKVESYENIQLIHGNAMQLPFEDESFDFVTIGFGLRNVPDYLQVLKEMNRVLKPGGLAVCLETSQPTMPVFRQGYYAYFKFVMPVLGKVFAKSYDEYSWLQESASDFPGMKELASLFGQAGFNEVSYKAHTGGVAATHFGRKTGGTV from the coding sequence ATGCAGTCAAAAGAACAACGTGTCCATGGAGTGTTTGAAAAAATCTCTGGACAGTACGATAAAATGAATTCTGTAATAAGTTTTCAACAACATGTTCGTTGGAGAAAGAAAACGATGAAAATGATGAACGTTCCAAAAGGTGCAAAAGCACTTGATGTTTGTTGTGGGACGGCTGATTGGACTATTGCGCTTGCGGAAGCGGTAGGAACCAATGGGCAAGTTATTGGACTGGATTTTAGTAAAAATATGCTTTCTATCGGGGAAAAGAAAGTTGAGTCGTATGAGAATATCCAATTAATTCACGGAAATGCAATGCAACTGCCTTTTGAAGATGAGTCTTTTGATTTCGTAACAATAGGTTTTGGTTTGAGAAATGTCCCTGACTACCTGCAGGTGTTAAAAGAAATGAATCGTGTCCTTAAACCTGGTGGGTTAGCTGTTTGTTTAGAAACTTCTCAACCAACGATGCCTGTTTTTAGACAAGGATATTACGCTTATTTTAAATTTGTGATGCCTGTTTTAGGAAAAGTATTTGCAAAAAGCTATGACGAATATTCTTGGTTGCAGGAATCTGCTTCGGACTTCCCGGGAATGAAAGAGTTAGCTTCTCTTTTTGGTCAAGCAGGTTTCAATGAGGTCTCCTACAAAGCGCATACAGGTGGAGTAGCCGCAACTCATTTTGGTCGAAAAACCGGGGGAACAGTTTAA
- a CDS encoding heptaprenyl diphosphate synthase component 1, with protein MKNNTTIQQQTRELITGLKAKYQHPYLFSVISQPTFDEERVQLFIYLLKGQHTNYKKYLESALLMELALNTHEQVITNGPSLKERQLTVLAGDYLSGLYYKSVALLGDTPFLLRLSKAIRNVNESKIKLKLSEANSMKELLTIQSIIDDSMLVHVLQHFHLNDEIKIVSEGLIIKRLEVELENWKKRIITPFLLNLQAIAKKDKTESVLSLLENELDDRQIQFQTIVKKYWSASQEIVEYFRQQRKEQYLAEEG; from the coding sequence ATGAAAAACAATACTACCATCCAACAACAAACACGGGAGCTCATCACTGGTTTAAAAGCTAAGTATCAGCACCCTTATTTATTTTCAGTCATTTCCCAACCCACTTTTGACGAAGAGAGAGTACAACTATTTATCTACCTACTTAAAGGCCAACATACAAACTATAAAAAGTACTTGGAGTCTGCTCTATTGATGGAGTTAGCGTTGAATACACACGAACAAGTAATAACGAATGGTCCATCTCTAAAAGAGCGACAACTTACTGTTCTCGCTGGTGACTATTTAAGTGGTCTTTACTATAAATCTGTTGCTTTGCTAGGAGATACTCCCTTTTTATTGCGTTTATCAAAGGCAATTAGAAATGTGAATGAATCAAAAATTAAACTTAAATTATCAGAAGCAAACTCCATGAAAGAGTTACTTACTATTCAGTCAATCATAGACGATTCCATGTTAGTACATGTACTTCAGCATTTTCATTTAAATGATGAGATAAAGATAGTCTCAGAAGGTCTTATTATTAAAAGGTTAGAAGTAGAACTGGAGAATTGGAAAAAAAGAATCATTACACCATTTTTACTTAATTTACAAGCAATAGCGAAAAAAGATAAAACTGAATCGGTGTTGTCTTTGTTAGAAAATGAATTGGATGACCGACAGATACAGTTTCAGACAATTGTAAAAAAATACTGGTCTGCATCACAAGAGATAGTTGAATATTTTCGCCAACAGAGAAAAGAACAGTATTTAGCAGAAGAAGGGTGA
- the mtrB gene encoding trp RNA-binding attenuation protein MtrB, with protein MSQSGSDFVVIKAQQDGVQVIGLTRGTDTRFHHAEKLDRGEVMIAQFTEHTSAIKVRGHAKIYSHHGEVESEPKS; from the coding sequence ATGAGTCAATCTGGAAGTGATTTCGTCGTTATAAAAGCCCAACAGGATGGGGTACAAGTTATAGGTTTGACTCGTGGAACAGATACACGTTTTCATCACGCTGAAAAATTAGATCGTGGAGAAGTCATGATTGCGCAGTTTACGGAACATACATCTGCAATTAAAGTTAGAGGGCATGCTAAGATTTATTCTCACCACGGAGAAGTGGAATCGGAACCTAAATCCTAA
- a CDS encoding HU family DNA-binding protein: protein MNKTDLINAVAEAAELSKKDATKAVDAVFESIQETLAKGDKVQLIGFGNFEVRERAARKGRNPQTGEEIEIAASKVPAFKPGKALKDAVK, encoded by the coding sequence ATGAACAAGACAGATCTAATTAATGCTGTTGCTGAAGCAGCTGAGCTTTCTAAGAAGGATGCAACTAAAGCGGTTGACGCTGTATTTGAATCAATCCAAGAAACTCTAGCTAAAGGTGATAAAGTACAATTAATCGGTTTCGGAAACTTCGAAGTTCGTGAGCGTGCGGCTCGTAAAGGTCGTAACCCACAAACAGGTGAAGAGATCGAAATCGCAGCAAGTAAGGTACCTGCTTTCAAACCAGGTAAAGCCCTTAAGGATGCTGTGAAATAA